Part of the Salminus brasiliensis chromosome 2, fSalBra1.hap2, whole genome shotgun sequence genome, TAATGCTATCAGTGTGGCAGCATTTACATGACTGCATGCCATGGAGCATGCAATTACATGAagcttttttccattttttagtGCCAGCATGTTAACTTCAAATGTCTGTTGAAGAAACCAGCAAAGACACCCTCTCTGATGTGAGGCATGCCTGATAACCAGCAATCCTACACCTGCAGCAATGCTACAGAAAGGTGTTTTTGTGCTGTGAGTGAAACACAAGACCGAGCAGAACCTCTCTGATCTGCGTTTCATTAAAACGGTATTTCACTCACTCAGTACTTCAACAGTCTGTTAACATACAGCAAAAATAAACTTGAGACATTGTCCCAGTATTTTGGAGAGCTGTGAGTGTTCCTGTGAGATAAAAGTTTCTCCTAATCTGCAGCCACCCAGAAGCAGGTGGCGTGTTGAAATGATTGGGCTATATTTAAAAAGATTATCTAGGTCTATGGCAAAATTGGGTTCAGGCCAGTAAGGTAGCTGAAAGTTTCCTTGCTTGCACTAGATTTGTCCTCCAATGGCTGCGTTTGACATGAAATTAGATTTGCTTCATTGGCTTGATGCTTGTACTTGATTGGATGACCTGTGGATCACAGTCTGTGTATCAATATCGTGTCTCTGGGAAGAAGACACTGTGTACATGCAGTCacgcagtcacacacacacgctgaatGATCTATCCTCTTCCCAACAATCGAGCAGTTGTTAATATTGGATCTTTTGGCTCCTCTGGACATTGGGTACCCTTGGATTGTGGCCCAGCCCGCCCATATATGATGCATCCAGCCATGCCCTTGTCAAAATGATGGCCCTTCTAGCATAATTGCCATGTGACTTATCTTCAGTTTAaataagcttttaaaaatgtacttatTTGAGGGGGCCcccaagtggctcagcagtttaATGCACTttcactatggcctgggggtcccGAATTCGAATCCTGAGTCATGCCACTTTagatggtgtggtggagctggggacccgacactttcctccaagtgtgtcgGAGGAGATGTGTCCTTCCTCTCCTATTGTTGGGATCGTTGCTAGTGCTACAGGCAGATATGAATGGCTGGGTTAATTTGCAGtgccaaattgggagaaaaggggGGGAAGATTTGACAAaagaattattataaaaaatttacatatttacacagaCTGTCGGGGGTATAGAGCAGATGACTGATGTAAACGACATCATTGCTTATAATGGAAGCATTCTGGTTCTGACATTGTTGTTCGATTGTTTCTGTGATGTTCATCTTCCGGGAAGACAAGTGTTATCACAATCACAAAATGGAGAACTttaaacagcactgaactgaaATGTTCTCTTGTGCTTTCCAGTCCTACAAGATCATCAACTTCGCTCCAACTCTGCTGCAGATCATTGTGTCGGACCAGGTTGAGTTTCCTGTGCGGCAGGCAGGTGAGAACCTATGCACATATGCTGTGCCTACTTGAGTGACtgcatttgtttaaaaaaatgatctTACCAAGGTAAATTCTCCAGTGAGATATCTGGGAGAAATAGGATTAATGATATCATGTTTGTCTACACTAGCTGCCATCTACCTGAAGAACATGGTGAGTCAGTACTGGCAGGACAGGGAACCCACTTTGGGGGAGGTGGTATTCCCCTTCAACATCCACGAGAACGATCGTGGCCAGATCCGAGAGAACATGGTGGAGGCAATTATTCAGTGCCCGGAGTCCATACGGTCAGTCAGTAACTTGCACGCATTTAATATGGCATTGTAGTTTGCAGAAGTTGACAGTATATGGTATTTCGGTGATTCTGTGATttgattctgtgtgtttgtgtaagcaTAAATCACTGTGTGTTTCAAATGGCAGGGCCCAGCTGACGGTCTGCTTGCGAGCTATAATAAAGCATGATTTCCCTGGCCGCTGGACTGGCATCGTAGATAAGATCAGCTTGTACCTGCAGTCACAGAACAGTGGGAGCTGGTATGGAAGCCTGCTCGCGCTCTATCAGCTGGTTAAGACCTATGAGTAAGTGCCTTGATGTGAGAATTTatgtttttgctcctgggctccccctatagtgagggagtgtaattcacttttactcatCATGTAGTGCTTCAAGCTCTCACTgaaggacacactttacacatgcatttctggacaagctgagagaaaaaacatgtggactgaggtagtagagtaatattacaggattttgcaGAAATATGACTTATCATTATACAGTTCTCGCTTTCTTGTGCACGTTCCAACAAAGTTACATAGCGCAGTAGCTGCCTGGGGTGGCAATGAtaagagatgccattctccctattattAGTCAGCATAGCACCAAAATGGTTTTGAAGCTGTTCTTTTAGTTAgcattgctacataatgttgctgttGGCTCTGATTAAAGCTGCCAGAGGCACAGCTCCTCTCAGAAGTCTTTTGGAAAATCTCCACCAGAGACAAACTGCTGACCACACATACATAGCACCGCTAAACACCTGACAAATGCCTCAATACCTgagaaaaccaacaaaaacaggatgtGATTGTGTAATTACCAAACATGCCAATTGACCTGGGATTAGTATGACTTGGGGCCATTTTTAGCAGATAAAGGCATCAGAATCTTTATGTATATGGGAGCACACAGTCTGTAAAAATGACTAACATGGCAGATTTGGACAggaccacctcatcatcattaCATTACCCAACCTCCCTATTTAAAACTGATCCCGTCTGAATAGGTTAATTGAATGGATCCAGACTTTCATTACTTGCTCTCTATATTATCCTCAGCTGCAGTGTTAATCACAGTGTGTTGTTGCCAATGTCAGTGTGGTGATGCTTCTGTTTACAGGTTCAGAAAGGCAGAGGAGAGGGCTCCACTGCTGGCCGCCATGCAGCTTTTCCTGCCCCGTATCCAGCAGCTCCTCACACAGCTTATGGTCGACGCCACAGTCTTCTCTGTGCTCATCCAGAAACAGATCCTCAAGATATTCCACGCACTTGTGCAGGTGTGCCTTGTGCATTCTGCATTTTTATATACAGTGTTCATAGAAAGCCCTTCTGATCGTTTTAACTGGAATATTGCTTTGCTGGTCTTGCATTCTgtagtgctgtttttaaaagtttggtgtgtgtgtgtgtgtgtgtttgtgtagtatTCCCTGCCTCTTCAGCtgctcagtaacacagtcatGACCCAGTGGATGGAGATCCTGAGAGCAGTTGTGGATCGTGATGTTCCCCCAGTAAGTTGTGTACTTTGTTTATGGACAGTACTGTACAGGGGTTTAGGGCAccaaagcacattatttaaaccaTTTATCTAGTGTTTTTCTTCAGATCACACTAAGACagatgcagataaacataaaaacagtaaaaagtaacaagAGTTTCTTATGTTCAAGAAAGTttttgagatcttgtgagctaatAACAAAACATGGTTCCAGAGTCCAGGCACCTTCAGCCAGTCGATCACCAACTCACCTAAATTAACATCATTAATCTCCCAAGAGGAGAGCTTTGAAGATGTTATAATGAACACATGATTtggaaaatacagaaaataaactGTATTTTGATATTCTGTATATTGGGAAaataatatgatataaatatatatgataaataattataaattagtttaaatatatttgccatattaatttaaatacattttttaaataaaaatgaaaaaaaaaataacgtaAATTAAGCAGATTCATAGTGCTGTGCAGAACTGTATTTTCTGCAGAAAATACACTTATTTTCACTTGAAAAACACATGCAGTCTGATCAGATGGGCCAATAGTTTTGTTTAGGAACCTTTGGACAAATgactttttattaatttatttggtttgctttgtttttaaatTGAGAAATAGTAAACAGCTTCTATAGCTCATCATACATAAAATGCAATATTGTCAACAAATCCTAATgcacatgtattgtcttttacaacattaaaataaacaattttatATAAAGCCTATGTAAACACTTGGGCACCATAAATGTTTAAAACTGTAATTAGAAGGTTTTCCATATGACAGTGACGATGTTTTTATCTAAAGAGAAGGTAAAATGAATTAGGGTAAAGGCTGGAGCTTTTGTTTCCAGCTTTGCAGAGATAACCTGTAGATGTTGCCTTGAAGGCTCACTGTGGGTTTCCTTCTTTCCATATAGGAGACTCTGGAGGTGGATGAAGATGATCGGCCAGAGTTGATTTGGTGGAAGTGCAAGAAGTGGGCTCTACACATCATCACCAGGCTGTTTGAGAGGTGACCTTACTGCCTGAAGCTTGAAACCTGTTGTATTCTCATATGTAGAGTGTCTCTGACTCACGTCTGCTTCTCGTTTTATGCCTTTTTTTATGTGGTCTGTCCATAGGTATGGAAGCCCAGGCAACGTGACTAAGGAATACTTTGAGTTTGCTgatttctttctgaagatgtaCGCTGTTGGAATTCAACAGGTAAACAATGAATGTATTCTTTCGAGGCAAAACTGAAGGCCAATCAGATTTTGtatttagtaataataaaagttaTATATTAAGTGAAAAATGCAGAGGCATTGAACATGATTTTCACCAATTTAATtgttgagatgtgtgtgtgaatctgagAATTGTGgaatgtaattaaaaatatatcgttttaattcataaaaaaaagtataatctGTGAATTTACATGTTTTGATGCATAATATCAAATCCATATATGAATATACTGTCACTGTCACGCGAAAACATGAATATCCAAAATGGTAACTCTACCggaaaaggaaaaaaccttctaaacgtttaatggaagtcattataaaaagatttttattCCAAGCAATTTTGGATTTGgattttctattggtccctttGAGCCACAAAGTTTattacaatatgataaaatattgtcatattgccaaGCTCTAGCCAGAACTTGCTCTAAACGATATTATTAagcagtgtctcaggcatccaACACTGTATTTGAAACCACTTTATATAATGATTTGCTGGGGTGTAGTATTTAGCAGCCCTCTGGtacctatcaccaccactgtggtCAGTTCTGATAGTTTACATCTTACatgcagaattatttaaaaacatttttctgaTTCTGTTACACTTTACTGTTACTGCAGGTGTTGTTAAAGGTGGTGGAGCAGCACAGGCAGAAGCAGTATGTAAGTCCACGTGTGCTACAGCAAACTCTGAACTACCTGACCCAGAGCATCTCTCACTCCATCACGTGGAAACAGATGAAGCCTCACATGCAGGTCTGCAGATAATGCCAATGAATCCTGTGCTGTATTCACATGGTAATATACACTGTTTTCTCTGACGCACCTGTATACCGGTCTTTCTCCCCTTGTCAGACTTTAACTCGGGAGGTGGTGTTCCCTCTCATGTGCTATAAGGATGAGGATGAGAAGCTGTGGCAGGAAGATCCATACGAGTACATTCGCATGAAATTCAGTTAGTGTTCTCTCGCTTACTCTCACTCTCGTGCTTTGTTTCGTTGCTGTCGCATAAATAAGTGAAGGAAGCGTAGTTTGTACAGTGCAGAATTATTCATCcattactcgttagctacaGATGCAATTGACTGCTACAGTTAATGACCCGCTCATGACAAGCATCTTGAGCACCTTGTGCTGTTATTACCGGCTGTAAACGTGAGGCTGAGGTGCTGTTGCTTTCTTTCTGTAGATATGTTTGATGACCATGTGTTCCCCGCTACTGCCGCCCAGACTTTACTGTGCAAGGCTTCCAGAATGAGGAAGGAGGTGTGTACAACAGCTTCACGTTCCCTTGTGTTAAATAAAGTGCATTATTGGGTTGATTGTATCAGTTTAGAAATGCAGTACTCCAGCCTCTGTACAAGCTTTGACCATATTTAATTTCTACATAAGGTCCTTCCTCAGATGATGGAATTCTGCCATCAGATATTGATGGATCCCAACGCTGACCCCCGCAGGAAGGATGGAGCACTGCATGTCATTGGTGCCTTAGCTGACCCATTACTAAAGGtttaaatactatatataccaaccctatatacacaaaataaataaataaataaaataaaataaatataaaaaaaataaataaatatatatatatatataattgtgtgtgtgtgtgcgcaatgTAATTCTTATATACATATTTcatctgtttttgtttctctgtctctgtagaaGAGAATATATAGAGATCAGATGGAGCTCATGTTACAGAATTATGTGTTTCCTCTGCTCAACTCGAACCTGGGCTACCTGCGGGCCAGGGTGAGTATGAACGTATGTGGGATGAATTGATTGGTGAGGTTTGAGAGGCTCAAAATCCCATGCAATTCTGCGCTGGTCTGCCTAGCATTAGGTTTTTGCTGCTCCAATGGTGTCCAGGGGTGTCCTCTTGCTAGATAACAGCATTGGTGTCTGATTTATTTGGCCTAGTTTTAGCTGTTAGCTACTCCAGATGTGTCCTTGCGCTAAATAACAGCATCAAGGTCTTCTTCGATTGGCCTGGTGTTGACTTTTAGCCCCTCCAGAACCTtttgcttccatattctcccaaagtaggTGTTGCTTTTAGCTTTgaaaggcttttgctagtgcACTTTTGGGCGCAAATAAAATAAGTCAATACTGTGGCGTAACGGTTTGGATGTTCTAGATGCTAAAGACAAtgttgctttgttgttttgTCTTGTGTCCAGTCCTGCTGGGTTCTGCACTGTTTCAGCCCTCTGAAGTTTCATAATGAGCTGGTACTGAGGAATGCTGTGGAGTTAGTCAAGCAAGACCTCATCGCTGACAAGGAGATGCCTGTCAAAGTGGAGGCAGCCATTGCCCTGCAGACTCTGGTCAGCAACCAGGAGCAAGGTCAGTCTCTTACATTTGTAGCATGTTTTAAAATGAGGTAGTAAGTTCTGGCAATTCCTAGTTTTCCTTGACCACTAGGAACTTGGAATTTGCTAACTGTCTTTCAGAGCTTAGACTTCTTCTTTTTGTCCTTTTAGAGCATTAAGAAGCTTTTCAtctgtcgtgtgtgtgtgtgtgtgtgtgtgtgtgtgtgtgtgtgtgtgtagcaaaGATCTATATCAGGCCGTTTATCAGGCCTGTGATGCAGGAGCTGCTGCATGTCatcaaagagacagaaaatGATGACCTCACAAGTGTCATCCAGAAGATGATCTGCGAATACAATCAAGAAGTGGCAGTGATTGCAGTGGACATGACTCAGAACCTGGTAcgttgtctgtctgtatatagaTATGTGCTCTTTTCTCAGAATCTTACTTCTTGTTAGTATTTTGAGGTGTTCAGCTATAGAGGTACTCCTCAGTCTTGAGCCTGCAGTTCCGCTGCCACACACAGAAGGCACATATTGTGATGTAGGGCTGCACAACTGATCATTTCATCATCATTGCAATGTGAGAATGCGCAATAGTCACGTCGCAGGACATAAAATGTCACGTAAGGCAAATTAAACATTGATTGAAAATCAAACATTAAATTGTTCGTTTTTGTAGTTCCCCCTCACACGCTTTGTGCCACAATTGCAAGAGGCAGGGCCTTTTTGAAGATATCACCCTGTTGCCTCGTCAGActgtttcatttgtttcatttgtGAGACCAATAGGCTACTTACAAGAAGTCTTTGTAGGACAGTCCTGCCAAAGATGAGCACTGCCTCTGCTGCAGCTTAGGCTttagaatgcaaaaaaaaaaaaaagtacaagaaCTGTTATGAGCAAGATTTTGTTGATTATGGATTCTAAATGTCAggttctattattttttttattaattgtccTGCCCTGTTTagtatgttttaatatttttattctaaAGTCTACACAGTGGCATTGAAAGGCAACCCACCACTGTTCTAAAACAAAGCGATTATGTTCAGACATCCCGAAAATGATCTGCATTACCAAATTAGCTCTCTGTGGCAAATTCCTAATGGAAAACTCCATTGCATAAATGTGCTGTATTTCCAAATGCTGTGTTGAAGTTGTGATGGGCATGTTCAGCACACTATGGTGGTGCACTACAGTGTTTACGGCACAAATTGCAACAAGAGTAGAACAGTGATGTAAGTGCAGGATCTCCTCTGTGCAGGCAGAGATCTTCAGCAAGGTTCTGCAGAGTGAGGAGTACGAGGAGAGTGAAGATAAGACCGTGATGGCCCTGGGTATCCTCAGCACCATAGACACCATTCTCACCGTCATGGAGGACCACAAAGAGGTCtacacttgcacacacatgcagacatgaGCACGCTCAGATACCATCTCAGCACATCTTAGTTGTAGATATGCAGTCAGTTGGTCACAAGAATGCGTTCTCTCTCTTACATCGTAGATCACTCAGCAGTTGGAGGGAATCTGCCTGCAGGTGATTGGTCTTGTGCTTCAGAAGCCCATCATAGGTATGGCAGGTGTGTCTGTGGAGTTGCTTTTGTATATAAAACTATAATAGCATAAAAGGGCCCTTATTCAGCTTTTCCTTGTATTTCACTTTTCACCCCCCTGAGCTCCATTTCTGACTGTTTATGTACTAAAACTGTTTGGCCACACGGTGGCGGCCTCGGTTTTACCTTTTAGCATTTTGTTGGCTACCATTCAAACGTGGACACACCTGATTGGATATTTTGTTAATTCAGATATTAAAAGCATTTCAATCTAAATCTCAGgctttaaaagcttaaatttTGTATCCAAgacaaatacactacatggacaaaagtattgggacacctactagAGCTTTTTATGACTTCCCATTCCAAATCCAAAGGCGTCAACATGGAGTTGGTTTCCTTTTTCAGCTTCAACTCCCTTCAGTTTCCTTTTATTGGAACTAAAGGACCAATAGGTGAACCCTTGAAAAACAACCCcttagcattatccctcctccatcGAACTTTACAGTGGGCACAGTGCTGTTAAGCAGGTGACGTTCTTCTGG contains:
- the ipo8 gene encoding importin-8 isoform X1; its protein translation is MDPNRIIQALKGTIDPNLRIAAENELNQSYKIINFAPTLLQIIVSDQVEFPVRQAAAIYLKNMVSQYWQDREPTLGEVVFPFNIHENDRGQIRENMVEAIIQCPESIRAQLTVCLRAIIKHDFPGRWTGIVDKISLYLQSQNSGSWYGSLLALYQLVKTYEFRKAEERAPLLAAMQLFLPRIQQLLTQLMVDATVFSVLIQKQILKIFHALVQYSLPLQLLSNTVMTQWMEILRAVVDRDVPPETLEVDEDDRPELIWWKCKKWALHIITRLFERYGSPGNVTKEYFEFADFFLKMYAVGIQQVLLKVVEQHRQKQYVSPRVLQQTLNYLTQSISHSITWKQMKPHMQTLTREVVFPLMCYKDEDEKLWQEDPYEYIRMKFNMFDDHVFPATAAQTLLCKASRMRKEVLPQMMEFCHQILMDPNADPRRKDGALHVIGALADPLLKKRIYRDQMELMLQNYVFPLLNSNLGYLRARSCWVLHCFSPLKFHNELVLRNAVELVKQDLIADKEMPVKVEAAIALQTLVSNQEQAKIYIRPFIRPVMQELLHVIKETENDDLTSVIQKMICEYNQEVAVIAVDMTQNLAEIFSKVLQSEEYEESEDKTVMALGILSTIDTILTVMEDHKEITQQLEGICLQVIGLVLQKPIIGMAEFYEEILSLAFGLTCQTISPQMWQLLGVLYDVFQHDCFDYFTDMMPLLHNYVTVDTDTLLTNPKHLEVIYTMCKKVLTSDAGEDAECHAAKLLEVIILQCRGRGIDQCIPLFVEAVLERLTRGVKSTELRTMCLQVAIAALYYSPSLLMHTLENIRFPHSPEPITAQFINQWMNDTEFFLGLHDRKMCIIGLSLLMELSSRPAVLVGVAGQIIPSILLLFLGLKHIYASRVLNKPEQLSRAQGTDEDENEEIPSDEDEVREKSSSMQSASASTGNDNEDDDDDDDDDDDYWGDEGLEGTALEEYSTPLDYDNGEDEYQFFSASLLRVQSSDASWYQSLTQTLSDDQKKQLQEIYSLAQQRRSAGGKGL
- the ipo8 gene encoding importin-8 isoform X2, with amino-acid sequence MDPNRIIQALKGTIDPNLRIAAENELNQSYKIINFAPTLLQIIVSDQVEFPVRQAAAIYLKNMVSQYWQDREPTLGEVVFPFNIHENDRGQIRENMVEAIIQCPESIRAQLTVCLRAIIKHDFPGRWTGIVDKISLYLQSQNSGSWYGSLLALYQLVKTYEFRKAEERAPLLAAMQLFLPRIQQLLTQLMVDATVFSVLIQKQILKIFHALVQYSLPLQLLSNTVMTQWMEILRAVVDRDVPPETLEVDEDDRPELIWWKCKKWALHIITRLFERYGSPGNVTKEYFEFADFFLKMYAVGIQQVLLKVVEQHRQKQYVSPRVLQQTLNYLTQSISHSITWKQMKPHMQTLTREVVFPLMCYKDEDEKLWQEDPYEYIRMKFNMFDDHVFPATAAQTLLCKASRMRKEVLPQMMEFCHQILMDPNADPRRKDGALHVIGALADPLLKKRIYRDQMELMLQNYVFPLLNSNLGYLRARSCWVLHCFSPLKFHNELVLRNAVELVKQDLIADKEMPVKVEAAIALQTLVSNQEQAKIYIRPFIRPVMQELLHVIKETENDDLTSVIQKMICEYNQEVAVIAVDMTQNLAEIFSKVLQSEEYEESEDKTVMALGILSTIDTILTVMEDHKEITQQLEGICLQVIGLVLQKPIIEFYEEILSLAFGLTCQTISPQMWQLLGVLYDVFQHDCFDYFTDMMPLLHNYVTVDTDTLLTNPKHLEVIYTMCKKVLTSDAGEDAECHAAKLLEVIILQCRGRGIDQCIPLFVEAVLERLTRGVKSTELRTMCLQVAIAALYYSPSLLMHTLENIRFPHSPEPITAQFINQWMNDTEFFLGLHDRKMCIIGLSLLMELSSRPAVLVGVAGQIIPSILLLFLGLKHIYASRVLNKPEQLSRAQGTDEDENEEIPSDEDEVREKSSSMQSASASTGNDNEDDDDDDDDDDDYWGDEGLEGTALEEYSTPLDYDNGEDEYQFFSASLLRVQSSDASWYQSLTQTLSDDQKKQLQEIYSLAQQRRSAGGKGL